From the genome of Triticum aestivum cultivar Chinese Spring chromosome 3B, IWGSC CS RefSeq v2.1, whole genome shotgun sequence, one region includes:
- the LOC123070652 gene encoding lysM domain receptor-like kinase 3 isoform X1 yields MPTRRLLLLLALACSGGAAAIDTAPGNATSSPLGCSELSRVCTAFLAFRAAGNASVLQSMFDASPADLTSDPAASPGYAFVRKNCSCLASRTYLANTTYTVPFAVPLNATAAQVAAAAYAGLAVPPPGGALQRPPRPGAVVALHLICGCSSGPWNYLLSYVGADGDTVESLSSRFGASMDAIEAANGMPGPDPITTGKVYYIPLNSVPGQPYAAMSSAPVPAPAPTQNTLPEISDHHSAKFPYGWVIGGMGVALALIAIALLALLMCKSFHYNHQGSNNQRKSPNQPMPHNFQLLKSGSFCYGSGRYFCCQFGNEKQSRKGSGDNHINVPKGMVVDVFDREKPIVFTYEEILASTDLFSDANLLGHGTYGSVYYGVLRDQEVAIKRMTSTNTKEFIVEMKVLCKVHHASLVELIGYAASKDELFLVYEYSQKGSLKNHLHDPQSKGYTPLSWIYRVQIALDAARGLEYIHEHTKDHYVHRDIKSSNILLDGSFRAKISDFGLAKLGVRSNDAEASVTKVVGTFGYLAPEYLRDGLATAKCDVYAFGVVLFELISGKEAITKADTVGASSNSERRSLASVMLTALRNCHDPACVGSLKDCIDPNLMDLYPHDCIYQMAMLAKQCADEDPVLRPDMKQAVITLSQILLSSIEWEATLGGNSQVFSGLVAGR; encoded by the exons ATGCCtacccgccgcctcctcctcctcctggccctcGCCTGCTCCGGCGGGGCCGCCGCCATCGATACCGCCCCCGGGAACGCCACCTCGTCGCCGCTCGGCTGCTCCGAGCTGTCCCGCGTCTGCACGGCATTCCTCGCCTTCCGGGCGGCCGGCAACGCCAGCGTGCTCCAGTCCATGTTCGACGCCTCGCCCGCCGACCTCACCTCCGACCCCGCCGCCAGCCCGGGCTACGCCTTCGTGCGCAAGAACTGCTCGTGCCTCGCCTCCCGCACTTACCTCGCCAACACCACCTACACTGTCCCCTTCGCGGTGCCCCTCAACGCCACCGCGGCCCAAGTGGCGGCCGCGGCGTACGCTGGCCTCGCCGTTCCGCCGCCGGGTGGGGCGCTTCAGcggccgccgcgccccggcgctgTGGTGGCGCTCCACCTGATCTGCGGCTGCTCGTCCGGCCCCTGGAATTACCTTCTCAGCTACGTTGGCGCCGACGGCGACACTGTGGAATCGCTGTCGAGTAGGTTTGGGGCAAGCATGGACGCCATCGAGGCCGCCAACGGCATGCCCGGCCCCGACCCCATCACCACGGGGAAGGTGTACTACATCCCACTCAACTCGG TTCCTGGCCAGCCTTATGCTGCAATGTCTTCTGCCCCCGTTCCTGCACCAGCACCCACTCAAAATACTTTGCCAG AAATATCAGATCATCATTCAGCAAAATTCCCTTATGGATGGGTTATTGGGGGCATGGGAGTTGCACTTGCTTTGATTGCTATTGCTCTCCTTGCACTTCTGATGTGCAAATCATTCCACTACAATCACCAAGGTTCAAATAACCAGAGAAAGAGTCCAAACCAGCCTATGCCTCATAATTTTCAACTACTTAAGAGTGGTAGTTTTTGTTATGGTTCTGGAAGATatttctgctgccaatttggcaaTGAGAAGCAGTCAAGAAAGGGTAGTGGGGATAATCATATCAATGTTCCAAAAG GTATGGTAGTAGACGTGTTTGATAGGGAAAAGCCTATTGTGTTTACATATGAAGAAATACTTGCATCGACCGATCTTTTTTCTGATGCAAATCTGCTGGGACATGGTACATATGGCTCTGTCTACTATGGGGTTCTTCGAGATCAG GAGGTCGCGATAAAGAGAATGACATCAACTAATACTAAAGAATTCATAGTAGAGATGAAAGTTCTTTGTAAGGTTCATCATGCTAGTCTG GTAGAGTTGATTGGCTATGCAGCAAGCAAGGACGAGCTGTTCCTGGTTTATGAGTACTCTCAAAAAGGTTCACTCAAAAACCATCTTCATGATCCTCAAAGCAAAG GTTACACACCACTTTCTTGGATTTATAGGGTCCAAATTGCTCTTGATGCTGCTAGAGGACTGGAGTACATTCATGAGCACACAAAAGATCATTATGTTCATAGAGACATCAAATCAAGTAACATCTTGCTCGATGGTTCTTTCAGAGCGAAG ATTTCAGATTTTGGTCTTGCAAAACTGGGAGTAAGGTCCAATGATGCAGAGGCTTCCGTTACCAAAGTTGTGGGTACTTTTGGTTATTTGGCCCCGGA ATACCTGCGGGACGGCCTGGCAACTGCGAAATGCGATGTTTATGCTTTCGGGGTAGTACTTTTTGAGTTAATATCTGGAAAGGAGGCGATTACAAAGGCAGACACAGTTGGTGCAAGTTCAAACTCTGAAAGGCGTTCCTTGGCATCAGTT ATGTTGACTGCACTAAGGAATTGTCACGATCCAGCATGTGTGGGGAGCTTGAAAGACTGTATTGACCCTAATCTGATGGATCTGTATCCTCATGACTGCATATACCAG ATGGCTATGCTCGCGAAACAATGCGCTGATGAAGATCCTGTTCTACGGCCGGACATGAAGCAGGCAGTGATCACCCTGTCGCAGATACTGCTGTCGTCCATCGAGTGGGAGGCGACGCTGGGTGGGAACAGCCAAGTGTTCAGTGGTCTTGTGGCCGGGAGGTGA
- the LOC123070652 gene encoding lysM domain receptor-like kinase 3 isoform X2, whose amino-acid sequence MPTRRLLLLLALACSGGAAAIDTAPGNATSSPLGCSELSRVCTAFLAFRAAGNASVLQSMFDASPADLTSDPAASPGYAFVRKNCSCLASRTYLANTTYTVPFAVPLNATAAQVAAAAYAGLAVPPPGGALQRPPRPGAVVALHLICGCSSGPWNYLLSYVGADGDTVESLSSRFGASMDAIEAANGMPGPDPITTGKVYYIPLNSVPGQPYAAMSSAPVPAPAPTQNTLPGMVVDVFDREKPIVFTYEEILASTDLFSDANLLGHGTYGSVYYGVLRDQEVAIKRMTSTNTKEFIVEMKVLCKVHHASLVELIGYAASKDELFLVYEYSQKGSLKNHLHDPQSKGYTPLSWIYRVQIALDAARGLEYIHEHTKDHYVHRDIKSSNILLDGSFRAKISDFGLAKLGVRSNDAEASVTKVVGTFGYLAPEYLRDGLATAKCDVYAFGVVLFELISGKEAITKADTVGASSNSERRSLASVMLTALRNCHDPACVGSLKDCIDPNLMDLYPHDCIYQMAMLAKQCADEDPVLRPDMKQAVITLSQILLSSIEWEATLGGNSQVFSGLVAGR is encoded by the exons ATGCCtacccgccgcctcctcctcctcctggccctcGCCTGCTCCGGCGGGGCCGCCGCCATCGATACCGCCCCCGGGAACGCCACCTCGTCGCCGCTCGGCTGCTCCGAGCTGTCCCGCGTCTGCACGGCATTCCTCGCCTTCCGGGCGGCCGGCAACGCCAGCGTGCTCCAGTCCATGTTCGACGCCTCGCCCGCCGACCTCACCTCCGACCCCGCCGCCAGCCCGGGCTACGCCTTCGTGCGCAAGAACTGCTCGTGCCTCGCCTCCCGCACTTACCTCGCCAACACCACCTACACTGTCCCCTTCGCGGTGCCCCTCAACGCCACCGCGGCCCAAGTGGCGGCCGCGGCGTACGCTGGCCTCGCCGTTCCGCCGCCGGGTGGGGCGCTTCAGcggccgccgcgccccggcgctgTGGTGGCGCTCCACCTGATCTGCGGCTGCTCGTCCGGCCCCTGGAATTACCTTCTCAGCTACGTTGGCGCCGACGGCGACACTGTGGAATCGCTGTCGAGTAGGTTTGGGGCAAGCATGGACGCCATCGAGGCCGCCAACGGCATGCCCGGCCCCGACCCCATCACCACGGGGAAGGTGTACTACATCCCACTCAACTCGG TTCCTGGCCAGCCTTATGCTGCAATGTCTTCTGCCCCCGTTCCTGCACCAGCACCCACTCAAAATACTTTGCCAG GTATGGTAGTAGACGTGTTTGATAGGGAAAAGCCTATTGTGTTTACATATGAAGAAATACTTGCATCGACCGATCTTTTTTCTGATGCAAATCTGCTGGGACATGGTACATATGGCTCTGTCTACTATGGGGTTCTTCGAGATCAG GAGGTCGCGATAAAGAGAATGACATCAACTAATACTAAAGAATTCATAGTAGAGATGAAAGTTCTTTGTAAGGTTCATCATGCTAGTCTG GTAGAGTTGATTGGCTATGCAGCAAGCAAGGACGAGCTGTTCCTGGTTTATGAGTACTCTCAAAAAGGTTCACTCAAAAACCATCTTCATGATCCTCAAAGCAAAG GTTACACACCACTTTCTTGGATTTATAGGGTCCAAATTGCTCTTGATGCTGCTAGAGGACTGGAGTACATTCATGAGCACACAAAAGATCATTATGTTCATAGAGACATCAAATCAAGTAACATCTTGCTCGATGGTTCTTTCAGAGCGAAG ATTTCAGATTTTGGTCTTGCAAAACTGGGAGTAAGGTCCAATGATGCAGAGGCTTCCGTTACCAAAGTTGTGGGTACTTTTGGTTATTTGGCCCCGGA ATACCTGCGGGACGGCCTGGCAACTGCGAAATGCGATGTTTATGCTTTCGGGGTAGTACTTTTTGAGTTAATATCTGGAAAGGAGGCGATTACAAAGGCAGACACAGTTGGTGCAAGTTCAAACTCTGAAAGGCGTTCCTTGGCATCAGTT ATGTTGACTGCACTAAGGAATTGTCACGATCCAGCATGTGTGGGGAGCTTGAAAGACTGTATTGACCCTAATCTGATGGATCTGTATCCTCATGACTGCATATACCAG ATGGCTATGCTCGCGAAACAATGCGCTGATGAAGATCCTGTTCTACGGCCGGACATGAAGCAGGCAGTGATCACCCTGTCGCAGATACTGCTGTCGTCCATCGAGTGGGAGGCGACGCTGGGTGGGAACAGCCAAGTGTTCAGTGGTCTTGTGGCCGGGAGGTGA